Proteins encoded within one genomic window of Streptomyces kaniharaensis:
- a CDS encoding AMP-binding protein: protein MSTTTSARSYSSGTSDVPLLGDTIGENLDRAVRAFPEQDALVDRATARRWTYAELAADVDALALGLLGLGIAKGDRVGIWAPNCAEWTLTQYATAKLGAILVTVNPAYRSHELEYVLNQAGIRLLVAAERFKTSDYAAMIDEVLPRCKELERVVLLGSPAWDALLAAGRQADPSPLADRRRELAPDDPINIQYTSGTTGFPKGATLSHHNILNNGYFVGELLNYTEQDRICIPVPFYHCFGMVMGNLAATSHGACMVIPAPSFEPGATLAAVAAERCTSLYGVPTMFIAELADPDFERHDLTSLRTGIMAGAPCPTEVMKDVMGRMGMAEVSICYGMTETSPVSTQTRADDSVERRVSTVGRVGPHLEVKVVDPATGRTVPRGEPGELCTRGYSVMLGYWGEPERTAEVVDAARWMHTGDLAVMDDDGYIGITGRIKDMVIRGGENLYPREIEEFLHTHPDILDVQVIGVPDPTYGEELMAWIRLRDGAGPLTAETVRAYCTGRLAHVKIPRYVHVVDEFPMTVTGKIRKVEMRAMATEILGL from the coding sequence GTGTCGACAACGACGTCCGCACGGAGCTACTCGTCGGGGACCTCGGACGTCCCGCTGCTCGGCGACACGATCGGGGAGAACCTCGACCGCGCCGTCCGCGCCTTCCCCGAGCAGGACGCCCTGGTCGACCGCGCCACCGCCCGCCGCTGGACGTACGCCGAACTCGCCGCCGACGTCGACGCCCTGGCCCTCGGCCTGCTCGGCCTCGGCATCGCCAAGGGCGACCGGGTCGGCATCTGGGCCCCCAACTGCGCCGAGTGGACGCTCACCCAGTACGCCACCGCCAAGCTCGGCGCGATCCTGGTCACCGTCAACCCGGCGTACCGTTCGCACGAGTTGGAGTACGTGCTCAACCAGGCCGGCATCCGCCTGCTGGTCGCCGCCGAACGGTTCAAGACCTCCGACTACGCCGCGATGATCGACGAAGTCCTTCCCCGCTGCAAGGAGTTGGAGCGGGTCGTCCTCCTCGGCAGCCCCGCGTGGGACGCTCTCCTCGCCGCCGGACGGCAGGCCGACCCGTCACCGCTCGCCGACCGGCGGCGGGAGTTGGCCCCGGACGACCCGATCAACATCCAGTACACCTCGGGCACGACCGGCTTCCCCAAGGGCGCGACCCTGTCGCACCACAACATCCTCAACAACGGCTACTTCGTCGGCGAGCTGCTCAACTACACCGAGCAGGACCGGATCTGCATCCCCGTCCCCTTCTACCACTGCTTCGGCATGGTCATGGGCAACCTCGCCGCCACCTCGCACGGCGCCTGCATGGTCATCCCGGCCCCCTCCTTCGAACCCGGCGCCACCCTGGCCGCCGTCGCCGCCGAACGCTGCACCTCGCTGTACGGCGTGCCGACCATGTTCATCGCCGAACTGGCCGACCCCGACTTCGAGCGCCACGACCTCACCAGCCTGCGCACCGGCATCATGGCCGGCGCCCCCTGCCCGACCGAGGTCATGAAGGACGTCATGGGCCGGATGGGCATGGCCGAGGTCTCCATCTGCTACGGCATGACCGAGACCTCGCCCGTCTCCACCCAGACCCGCGCGGACGACTCCGTCGAGCGCCGCGTCTCCACCGTCGGCCGGGTCGGCCCGCACCTGGAGGTCAAGGTCGTCGACCCGGCCACCGGCCGCACCGTCCCCCGCGGCGAACCCGGCGAACTCTGCACCCGCGGCTACTCCGTCATGCTCGGCTACTGGGGCGAACCGGAACGCACCGCCGAAGTCGTCGACGCCGCCCGCTGGATGCACACCGGCGACCTCGCCGTCATGGACGACGACGGCTACATCGGCATCACCGGCCGCATCAAGGACATGGTCATCCGCGGCGGCGAGAACCTCTACCCGCGTGAGATCGAGGAGTTCCTCCACACCCACCCCGACATCCTCGACGTCCAGGTCATCGGCGTCCCCGATCCCACGTACGGCGAGGAACTCATGGCCTGGATCCGCCTGCGCGACGGCGCCGGACCCCTCACCGCCGAGACCGTCCGTGCCTACTGCACCGGCCGCCTCGCCCACGTCAAGATCCCGCGCTACGTCCACGTGGTCGACGAGTTTCCGATGACCGTCACCGGCAAGATCCGCAAGGTCGAGATGCGCGCCATGGCCACCGAGATCCTCGGCCTCTGA